AACTTCAAGATGCTAAAGAAAAAGGGGATACGGATGTTATTAATTCGTTAAAAAGTCAAATTTCCATATTAGAAACAAGGATAAAAATGTGGAAGTATTTTAGAGATACAATATCATCATTGCCTGTAAAAGGAAAAGAATTGGAAAAGAGCATTGAACATTTCTTGAAAGTTGTTCATTTAAGCGTACCTGTTTACAATCAAGCTTATCTAGCTGTGAGTGAAATGAAGCAATTAAAGTCATTTTTAAATGATGTAAAAGCATTGTCGAACCTCGATTTATTGAGTACTCAAATAGAACAATCTTGGTCAGATATTTCGGAAATCGTGAAAAGTATCGAAGAAATTTCTGAAATGTCGTCCTCTAAGAAACCTTACGGTACTCTACAATTCAAAGATCTCAAAATCCAAGAAGATGGTTTTGGAGACTGGATAAGAGCCATAGAAAAATGGGTGATGAACCTTTTTGGATTCATGCATCCTTCTTCACCTATATATACATGGGAAGATGTTGCAAAAATGTTTAAAAATATGAACGAAGATCTTAGCTGGGTTATAGCTAAACTTTAAATGCTGATTTTTTAAAAGCCGCTAAATTTTGGCTTTTACAACAAGAGATTAGTCTTAATATCCCTTGAGATTTGAAAAAAGCCAGAAGCTATCATGCAAGTTCGCCCAAAACCATGGCCGAAAATTTCATTCCTAACTTTGTAAGTCTAAGGCGGGGAGAGCATTCCAAAATCTCCCCGCAGAACTTTTTTATTCTTGAAAATGCCTTCTCGAAATTTTCTCCAAATTCCTTTTTCATTTTTTCTATGTCAACACCATCTGAAAGTCTTAAACCCATGAAAAGTGTTTCACACGCTTCTTCAAAATCGCTGTTGTTTGATTCGTAAACGGTTGGTCTTTCCCCTTTTCTCACTTTTAAAATATAATCGTTTATCTCTGGTGTATTTACCCAACGCTTGTGCAAAAAATGGCTTCCGGCGGATAAACCAAATCCCACATAGTCTTCGTTTTCCCAGTATTTCAAATTATGCTGGCATGGTTTATCTTTTGTCCATGAGCTGATTTCATACCTTTTATATCCCATACCTTCCATCTTTTCCACTATCGTATCGTACATGATCTCAGATTCATCTTCGCTTGGAAGACGAATCTGCCCTGACTTCATCATGGAATAAAGGGGAACTTCTTCGTGAATTTCCAGCTCGTAAATAGAAACATGAGGAGGATTTAGTTCTTCAATTACCTTTAAATCTTGTTCAACATCCTCCACTTTTTCAAAGGGAAGAGAGTACATGAGATCAACATTGACGTTTTCAAAACTTTCACGCAATATGGAATAAGATTTTCTGAATTCATCGAACGTGTATGGCCTTCCCAGCACTCTCAATATGTCGTTTGAAGATGTTTGCAATCCAATACTGGCACGATTTATTCCTATTTCAAAAAGTTCCTTTACCAATTCGTGCTTCACATCTTCTGGATTGAACTCAAAGGTAGCTTCTTCAACGCTCAAGAAAAGGTGATTGGCAAGTTTTTCTATAATTCTTTCAATGTACTTTATCGGCACATGACTTGGCGTTCCACCACCAAAGTAAAGGGTTTTAACGTACTTCCCGCGTAGTTCATCAGCGTAAAGATCTATTTCCTTCTCTAAATTTTCAAAGTAATCTTTCATCAACTCCGTATGGGTTGTGGAAGCAAAATCGCAATATATGCACTTTCTAGAACAGAACGGTACATGAACGTAAATCGAAATTTCATCTTTCAAGTGAGACGTACACAGCCCCCCTGTTGTATCCGGCCATCAGCTCAGTATTGTCAAAATGCAAATCTGCCAACAACGTTGGCCCAAAATCGTTAGACATGAATCTTAGCCACCATCCACCATTCATATCACTCTTGGCGGAAGAAATGCCAAAATTCAGACCCGGATTGCCGTTATACCCTAAGCCCACATCGAAAGATACAGGTCCTATTCCTAATCCAAAAGTAGAAGAAAGAACAGATCCTACTTCATCTGTGAATATGAAGGTACCTTTCATGTTTTTAAAAGAAGCATCTATTAATCCAAAATTTTCCATGTAAGTTTGGAAAACCAATTTTGAATGCTCTCTAGTATAAATAGAAACACTCGAAAGCGTCAAATAAGACTCTTCTTCAAAACGAACACCAAAGTTAGGCAATCCGTAATTTCCGGCCATAAATTGAATATCGTATATGAGGGGTGCTAAGGTATGTGTAAGTTCGTACTTAAAATAGGCCGCGGGTACATTTTGCGTAAGATTCATTCCCAAGGCTATTATGTATGTGCTCTTTCCCACCATAGGATTCAAAAAACCCACCTTTTCCCTTATGGGTATTTCTGTAATGTATCCTCCAGCTATGCCAACGCCAGAATTTCCTATTACTCCCATGAAATACAAGTTTCCCCATTTTTTGGAATACATGGAAGACCATTCTATGCCTCCGTGAGAATATAACGAAAAATACGATGAAGCCATAGCGCCTGTAGCAACTAAAGAAAAAACGATGAGTAAAATCACAATTCTTTTCAAAATATTGACAAACCCCCTTTCAAAGTGGTAATATTTTAACGCCCTGGGAGATCGTCTAACGGCAGGACGGCGGACTCTGGATTCGCTAATGGAGGTTCGAATCCTCCTCTCCCAGCCAGAGGCCAAGCTGATGCTTGGCTATTTCTTTTGAATTATAGCATTTTTCAAGCTTCTTCTTTCTTCCTATTGCCCTTCATGTGCTTTAAAGACTCAAAAAAGACCACTATAAATCCAATTGCCAATGGTATGAAATAAGTTAGGGCTCTCCATTCCAGGGTAACGGTTCCCAAGTATTCGCGAGGAACAATTGGAGAGAAGAAGAGATAAAAACCTCCTTCTGCGACTCCAGAAGCACCCGGTGTTGGTGAAAAATATATGATCATCGTTGCCAGAGATTGAACGGATATAACATCGAATAAAGACGAAAGTGTATTCTTCAGCACCCCAATTGATACTATTGCGCTGTAAACCGTTACAAAGCTTAAGAAGTTGGAAAGAAATCCTAGAGAAAATGTCGATATCAAGAGTAAAGGATCTTTATTTAAAGTTTTAGCGCTCTGAGCGTATTCTGCGATTTCCCTATCTATTTTTTCCAAAAATCCATCTATTTTAGGTCTTAACCTTTTGCTAAATCTGAACAACGCTACGGCCCATTTAAAGAGGCCAAAAATTTTGTTGTAAACTTTTCTATTTATACTGAACAATACCAAGAATACAATCATCCCGCTTGATATACTGAATCCTACAAAAGCCAGCGAAACAACGGCTGGAACTTTATGCATAAGACGCAAAGCAAGCGGCAGGCCCATTATGGCCATAACCTCAAGCGCACTTTGTTCGACGACAAATCTTAACACCATCACAGACGTTGAAACTCCTAGTGAAATACCTGATTTGCTCATGTAAACCAGTTGCATAGGCTGACCGCCAGAATAAGAAGGCGTTATCATTCCAAAAAAAGCACCTATGATAGTCGTTTTCAATGATTTAAAAAAACCGAAATGCTCTTCCGAGCCTTTTCTAGTTAAAAGATATATAACGCCCGCATCTGCCATCCATGAACCTAACAGAGAAAGCAAACCAATGATTCCCCACCATTCGTAAAAAAAGAATTGGACTATTCTCGCCCAGTCTATTCCTCCACCAAACGAATTTAAGAGATATATTGTTATGGCCGACACTATGAGCATGGAAACTATGTATATGGCAAATTTTTTCAATTACTATCACCTCATAATGTGCATCGAGTTTAAAAGTAAATAGTGAACAGTGATCCGTAAAAAGTGAATAGTTAAAGAATGAATAAATGCAAATAAGAGGTTCTCTAAGTTCTCAAATTGGATATTTGAACTTCCTTGTCGGTATTAAAATATAGAACTGCAATGCTTGCATTTTTGCTTTCAGTCACTTCCACTTGAAGTTTCTGTCAAAGCATATGAAGACGCCATACAAGATGTGAAATAACAGAGTTTCTTCTTTTTTCCCTCTTCTCTTTTCGAAACATCTGCCAGCACTTATGAACTCGCCAACTGGAGACTCATAAAACGAGGTTGGGAAACACACGGATGTGTTGAGAAAGTGAAGCACTCACGGACGAGTGTCTGAGCGTGCCTGGTTTTTTGAGTCGTAAGATGGATAAAAGAGTGAATTCGTGCTGGCATGTGTTTCGAAAAGCATTTTTTCGCATATCAATGATCATCATTTTTCAAAAGCACTTTCAACGCTTTCAATTCGTCCATACCTTCATCCAATTTCATTTTCAAGATCTCTTTCATAACCTTCCCCACATCTGTCCCTTTGAAACCATATTCTTCTAAGGTGTGACCATTCACTTTTTCCAGTTTAACATCTTTTAATTCCCTGAGAAATAGGAATATTTTCTCTTGGGTTCTTTCACTTTCATAGGCCAAAATTGGAAGCGCTTCTCTTGGGGTTCTTCTAAGTAAAAAAAACAGTGAAGAACGCGTATTCGCCTCGTCTATTTTTTTCAGAAAAGAGTTCTCGTATATCTTCTCGAACAGATCTACATATTTTTTTGGTATTCCATATTTCTTAAACACTTCTTCCACAATAGGTTTTCTACATGGTTTCAACAGGAGTAAAATTATAGAATAAAAGATGTTGAATTCTTCTTCCATTTT
The Mesoaciditoga lauensis cd-1655R = DSM 25116 genome window above contains:
- the hemW gene encoding radical SAM family heme chaperone HemW codes for the protein MKDEISIYVHVPFCSRKCIYCDFASTTHTELMKDYFENLEKEIDLYADELRGKYVKTLYFGGGTPSHVPIKYIERIIEKLANHLFLSVEEATFEFNPEDVKHELVKELFEIGINRASIGLQTSSNDILRVLGRPYTFDEFRKSYSILRESFENVNVDLMYSLPFEKVEDVEQDLKVIEELNPPHVSIYELEIHEEVPLYSMMKSGQIRLPSEDESEIMYDTIVEKMEGMGYKRYEISSWTKDKPCQHNLKYWENEDYVGFGLSAGSHFLHKRWVNTPEINDYILKVRKGERPTVYESNNSDFEEACETLFMGLRLSDGVDIEKMKKEFGENFEKAFSRIKKFCGEILECSPRLRLTKLGMKFSAMVLGELA
- a CDS encoding lysylphosphatidylglycerol synthase transmembrane domain-containing protein, whose product is MKKFAIYIVSMLIVSAITIYLLNSFGGGIDWARIVQFFFYEWWGIIGLLSLLGSWMADAGVIYLLTRKGSEEHFGFFKSLKTTIIGAFFGMITPSYSGGQPMQLVYMSKSGISLGVSTSVMVLRFVVEQSALEVMAIMGLPLALRLMHKVPAVVSLAFVGFSISSGMIVFLVLFSINRKVYNKIFGLFKWAVALFRFSKRLRPKIDGFLEKIDREIAEYAQSAKTLNKDPLLLISTFSLGFLSNFLSFVTVYSAIVSIGVLKNTLSSLFDVISVQSLATMIIYFSPTPGASGVAEGGFYLFFSPIVPREYLGTVTLEWRALTYFIPLAIGFIVVFFESLKHMKGNRKKEEA